A window from Zingiber officinale cultivar Zhangliang chromosome 7A, Zo_v1.1, whole genome shotgun sequence encodes these proteins:
- the LOC122001058 gene encoding uncharacterized protein LOC122001058 isoform X1, whose translation MVLGLRSKQKKGTSFLVDCIIHIHEIKPWPPSQSLKSLRSVVLHWENGDRHSGSTSIVTPNLGSGAAEGKIEFNESFKLQVTLLKEGSGKSNDKGAFQKNALEFNLYEPRRDKSKGQHLGCAIIDLAEYNIAKETVAAGIPVTSKRSFRNTMPPMLYVKIQPIDDANMGSTSGASLSKEVSIDKDVKESVSDLMNEEYADEAEIASFTDDDVSSLSSLDHSSSAQEVKADTLLHGNPEENKNVPEIVKSNGVASDSESKLCLPSSPAKLELELTETSHLKDAVHDQNETLVKSQSLGSLSNTEWLENIDETYTKSETNLLLSMKSDNISTVACSSSTHKIPEEEISYSRTKDATVGNSMIQEVEKKSIGCNNRENIAEEYVHAEDNSLITKKVESSNFAPQTKESNISESEKNIKQTGKSQESRKVSEEDLDEHDKDNISKEKQMGSVNGTKIHGDHLTVSQTMNEALENPIDTTASIEHIADIQQGEIKQSTGTLSTDSASSSCRSLGERHHSSSFNTERLRTMKLSVRSPPRSMGSITYGANDQDKEYVKEVDIQEDVSNNGTNSGTDDGRDDNESTSSGSSKVNQFPRRNGRSFYNDKVHELELRVKLLEAELREAAAIEIALYSTMAEHGSSSHKVHTPARRLSRMYNHASRQWPIERITSAARSIASGLALVAKACGNDVPRLTFWLSNTIVLRAIVTETVKFPDTKQSATTRLRYNGSVKLPKSKPSPLKWESISRNNEQFSLSGDWNDPATFISALEKIESWIFSRTIEYVWWQIFTPCMQSSHVGGGQLLGSYSSKSFGKMPSMGDPQANVSLKIWKKAFKDASKQLCPLRSEGLECGCLPMLSRMVMEQCVARLDVAMFNAILRESDDNIPTDPMSDPISDSKVLPIPTGGLSFGSGAQLKNAVGNWSRLLTDLFGMDVDESHADGNSLVDRITVTKSFKTFHLLNALSDLLMLPKDMLLEKSIRIEACAIFSPNVIYHILDRFLPDEFCPDPVPNAVLQALESEEYADSSQEEIKNILCNASPVIYSPPSIISIKSFIEELRATSLTRTQSSVVRKCHTSDDELEELDSPLSSITDKSFSPRFDNKANDNFSSIRYQLLREVWRMDD comes from the exons ATGGTTCTTGGTCTCCGGTCAAAGCAAAAGAAGGGCACTTCATTTCTTGTGGACTGCATCATCCACATCCATGAAATAAAACCATGGCCACCATCCCAGTCCCTGAAATCCCTGCGCTCTGTGGTCCTGCATTGGGAGAATGGGGACCGCCATTCTGGGTCCACTAGCATTGTCACCCCTAACCTCGGATCAGGTGCTGCAGAAGGGAAGATAGAATTTAATGAATCCTTCAAGCTTCAAGTCACATTGTTAAAAGAAGGTTCAGGCAAAAGTAATGATAAAGGTGCATTTCAGAAGAATGCACTTGAGTTCAACTTGTACGAACCCAGGAGGGATAAGTCTAAAGGGCAGCATTTGGGCTGTGCAATAATCGACTTGGCAGAGTACAACATAGCTAAAGAAACTGTGGCCGCTGGCATCCCAGTAACCAGCAAGAGAAGCTTCAGGAACACAATGCCACCAATGCTATATGTTAAGATCCAACCCATAGACGATGCAAACATGGGTTCTACATCAGGAGCGAGTCTCTCAAAGGAGGTATCAATAGATAAGGATGTGAAGGAATCAGTGTCAGACTTGATGAATGAGGAGTACGCCGATGAAGCTGAAATTGCATCCTTCACTGATGATGATGTCTCTTCGCTTTCATCTCTTGACCACTCTTCATCTGCTCAAGAGGTCAAAGCAGATACCTTGCTTCATGGTAACCCAGAAGAGAACAAG AATGTGCCCGAGATAGTGAAATCAAATGGAGTGGCGAGTGATTCTGAATCCAAATTATGTTTGCCATCTTCGCCTGCAAAATTGGAGTTGGAGTTAACAGAAACATCCCATCTAAAGGATGCTGTCCATGATCAAAATGAAACTTTGGTCAAGTCTCAATCACTAGGCTCTTTAAGCAATACTGAGTGGCTAGAAAATATCGATGAGACCTATACTAAGTCAGAAACTAATTTGTTGCTCAGCATGAAATCAGATAACATAAGCACTGTAGCATGTTCATCTTCAACTCACAAAATTCCAGAGGAAGAAATTAGTTATAGCAGAACAAAAGATGCTACAGTTGGGAATTCTATGATTCAGGAAGTTGAAAAAAAATCAATAGGCTGCAATAACAGAGAAAATATTGCAGAAGAATATGTACATGCAGAAGATAATAGTCTAATCACGAAAAAAGTTGAATCTTCTAATTTTGCACCTCAGACAAAAGAGTCTAACATATCTGAATCAGAGAAAAATATAAAGCAGACTGGGAAATCACAGGAAAGTAGAAAGGTTTCAGAGGAAGACTTGGATGAGCATGATAAGGATAACATTTCCAAAGAGAAGCAAATGGGATCAGTAAACGGTACCAAAATTCATGGTGATCATCTTACTGTTAGTCAAACTATGAATGAGGCCCTTGAAAATCCTATTGATACAACTGCAAGCATAGAACATATCGCTGACATTCAGCAAGGAGAAATTAAGCAAAGTACTGGGACTCTGTCGACTGATTCAGCCTCTTCTAGCTGTAGATCTCTTGGTGAGAGGCATCATAGTAGTTCGTTTAATACTGAAAGGTTGAGGACTATGAAGCTTTCCGTAAGATCACCCCCACGCTCGATGGGAAGCATAACATATGGTGCTAATGACCAGGATAAAGAATATGTTAAAGAAGTTGATATCCAAGAAGATGTGTCTAATAATGGCACAAATTCTGGCACTGATGATGGAAGGGATGACAATGAAAGTACAAGCTCAGGTTCAAGTAAAGTGAACCAATTTCCTagaagaaatgggagaagctTTTACAATGACAAAGTCCATGAGTTGGAGCTCAGAGTCAAGTTACTTGAAGCAGAGCTGAGAGAAGCTGCTGCCATAGAGATAGCCCTTTATTCTACCATGGCTGAACATGGGAGTTCGTCACATAAAGTTCACACTCCTGCTAGAAGGCTTTCAAGGATGTATAATCATGCTTCAAGACAATGGCCAATTGAAAGGATCACAAGTGCTGCTAGGAGTATTGCATCAGGACTAGCCTTGGTTGCAAAAGCATGTGGAAATGATGTGCCAAG GTTGACTTTTTGGTTATCAAACACAATTGTTCTAAGAGCCATAGTGACAGAAACAGTCAAGTTCCCAGACACTAAGCAGTCTGCTACTACCCGCCTCAGATATAATGGATCTGTGAAGTTACCTAAGAGCAAACCTTCACCTTTGAAATGGGAATCTATTTCTCGTAACAATGAGCAATTTTCTTTGTCTGGAGACTGGAATGACCCAGCTACCTTCATTTCAGCACTGGAAAAGATTGAAAGCTGGATATTCTCCCGAACAATTGAATATGTATGGTGGCAG ATTTTCACTCCCTGTATGCAGTCTAGCCATGTAGGTGGCGGACAGTTGTTAGGATCATACTCGAGCAAAAGCTTTGGTAAGATGCCAAGCATGGGTGATCCACAAGCAAATGTGTCCTTAAAAATTTGGAAGAAAGCTTTCAAGGACGCTTCTAAACAACTTTGCCCTCTTAGGAGTGAAGGGCTTGAGTGTGGATGCTTGCCTATGTTATCTAGAATG GTCATGGAACAATGTGTGGCAAGACTTGATGTGGCTATGTTCAATGCTATTTTACGTGAATCAGATGACAACATCCCTACAGATCCAATGTCAGATCCCATCAGTGATTCCAAGGTTCTGCCTATCCCTACTGGAGGATTAAGCTTTGGTTCTGGAGCTCAACTTAAAAATGCC GTTGGGAATTGGTCTAGATTACTGACTGACCTGTTTGGTATGGATGTGGATGAATCTCATGCTGATGGCAACAGTCTAGTCGACAGGATAACAGttacaaaatcatttaaaaccTTCCATTTACTGAATGCACTTAGTGATCTTCTAATGCTTCCAAAGGATATGCTTTTAGAAAAGTCAATCAGAATAGAG GCATGCGCAATATTTAGTCCAAATGTGATCTACCATATTCTTGATAGATTTCTACCAGATGAATTTTGTCCAGATCCAGTTCCTAATGCTGTCCTTCAAGCACTGGAATCTGAG GAATATGCTGACAGTAGCCAGGAGGAGATAAAAAATATTCTTTGTAACGCATCTCCTGTAATCTATTCTCCACCATCAATTATCTCCATCAAGAGCTTCATTGAAGAGCTACGAGCCACCTCACTTACAAGGACTCAGTCATCTGTTGTCCGAAAATGTCACACAAGCGATGATGAGCTAGAGGAATTGGATTCACCACTATCTTCCATCACGGACAAGTCCTTCAGTCCTAGATTTGATAACAAAGCAAATGACAACTTCAGTTCTATCAGATACCAGTTGCTCCGTGAGGTTTGGAGAATGGATGATTAG
- the LOC121999237 gene encoding uncharacterized protein LOC121999237: MTASTVSCPFDQWGIDIVGPFPMATGQRKFLLVAVDYFSKWAFTSVEYPQSNGQAKVANWKILRILRVRLDHVGGSWADELPGVLWAICTTPKEGMGVIPFHLIYGGEAVIPVEVRIESDRLQQYSEENAERRLLELNLVDKVRAKAAARLTAYRQRMR; this comes from the exons ATGACGGCATCCAcagtatcctgcccgttcgatcagtggggcatTGATATAGTGGGgcccttccccatggcgaccggcCAACGAAAGTTCCTGCTCGTcgcagtagactacttctccaaatgg GCCTTCACTTCCGTAgaatatccccaaagcaacggacaAGCTAAAGTCGCCAATTGGAAGATTCTGAGAattcttcgagttcggctcgaccacgtcggGGGTAGCTGGGCAGACGAGCTTCCGGGCGTTCTATGGGCAAtctgcacgaccccaaaggaggggatGGGAGTGATACCGTTTCACTTGATttatggaggcgaagcagtcatccctgTTGAAGTTCGAATTGAGTCCGATCGTCTACAGCAGTATAGCGAAGAGAACGCCGAGCGGAGACTCCTGGAGCTGAACTTGGTGGACAAAGTACGCGCCAAAGCAGCTGCTCGGCTGACGGCCTACCGACAAAGGATGCGCTAG
- the LOC122001058 gene encoding uncharacterized protein LOC122001058 isoform X2, with protein sequence MVLGLRSKQKKGTSFLVDCIIHIHEIKPWPPSQSLKSLRSVVLHWENGDRHSGSTSIVTPNLGSGAAEGKIEFNESFKLQVTLLKEGSGKSNDKGAFQKNALEFNLYEPRRDKSKGQHLGCAIIDLAEYNIAKETVAAGIPVTSKRSFRNTMPPMLYVKIQPIDDANMGSTSGASLSKEVSIDKDVKESVSDLMNEEYADEAEIASFTDDDVSSLSSLDHSSSAQEVKADTLLHGNPEENKNVPEIVKSNGVASDSESKLCLPSSPAKLELELTETSHLKDAVHDQNETLVKSQSLGSLSNTEWLENIDETYTKSETNLLLSMKSDNISTVACSSSTHKIPEEEISYSRTKDATVGNSMIQEVEKKSIGCNNRENIAEEYVHAEDNSLITKKVESSNFAPQTKESNISESEKNIKQTGKSQESRKVSEEDLDEHDKDNISKEKQMGSVNGTKIHGDHLTVSQTMNEALENPIDTTASIEHIADIQQGEIKQSTGTLSTDSASSSCRSLGERHHSSSFNTERLRTMKLSVRSPPRSMGSITYGANDQDKEYVKEVDIQEDVSNNGTNSGTDDGRDDNESTSSGSSKVNQFPRRNGRSFYNDKVHELELRVKLLEAELREAAAIEIALYSTMAEHGSSSHKVHTPARRLSRMYNHASRQWPIERITSAARSIASGLALVAKACGNDVPRLTFWLSNTIVLRAIVTETVKFPDTKQSATTRLRYNGSVKLPKSKPSPLKWESISRNNEQFSLSGDWNDPATFISALEKIESWIFSRTIEYVWWQIFTPCMQSSHVGGGQLLGSYSSKSFGKMPSMGDPQANVSLKIWKKAFKDASKQLCPLRSEGLECGCLPMLSRMVMEQCVARLDVAMFNAILRESDDNIPTDPMSDPISDSKVLPIPTGGLSFGSGAQLKNAACAIFSPNVIYHILDRFLPDEFCPDPVPNAVLQALESEEYADSSQEEIKNILCNASPVIYSPPSIISIKSFIEELRATSLTRTQSSVVRKCHTSDDELEELDSPLSSITDKSFSPRFDNKANDNFSSIRYQLLREVWRMDD encoded by the exons ATGGTTCTTGGTCTCCGGTCAAAGCAAAAGAAGGGCACTTCATTTCTTGTGGACTGCATCATCCACATCCATGAAATAAAACCATGGCCACCATCCCAGTCCCTGAAATCCCTGCGCTCTGTGGTCCTGCATTGGGAGAATGGGGACCGCCATTCTGGGTCCACTAGCATTGTCACCCCTAACCTCGGATCAGGTGCTGCAGAAGGGAAGATAGAATTTAATGAATCCTTCAAGCTTCAAGTCACATTGTTAAAAGAAGGTTCAGGCAAAAGTAATGATAAAGGTGCATTTCAGAAGAATGCACTTGAGTTCAACTTGTACGAACCCAGGAGGGATAAGTCTAAAGGGCAGCATTTGGGCTGTGCAATAATCGACTTGGCAGAGTACAACATAGCTAAAGAAACTGTGGCCGCTGGCATCCCAGTAACCAGCAAGAGAAGCTTCAGGAACACAATGCCACCAATGCTATATGTTAAGATCCAACCCATAGACGATGCAAACATGGGTTCTACATCAGGAGCGAGTCTCTCAAAGGAGGTATCAATAGATAAGGATGTGAAGGAATCAGTGTCAGACTTGATGAATGAGGAGTACGCCGATGAAGCTGAAATTGCATCCTTCACTGATGATGATGTCTCTTCGCTTTCATCTCTTGACCACTCTTCATCTGCTCAAGAGGTCAAAGCAGATACCTTGCTTCATGGTAACCCAGAAGAGAACAAG AATGTGCCCGAGATAGTGAAATCAAATGGAGTGGCGAGTGATTCTGAATCCAAATTATGTTTGCCATCTTCGCCTGCAAAATTGGAGTTGGAGTTAACAGAAACATCCCATCTAAAGGATGCTGTCCATGATCAAAATGAAACTTTGGTCAAGTCTCAATCACTAGGCTCTTTAAGCAATACTGAGTGGCTAGAAAATATCGATGAGACCTATACTAAGTCAGAAACTAATTTGTTGCTCAGCATGAAATCAGATAACATAAGCACTGTAGCATGTTCATCTTCAACTCACAAAATTCCAGAGGAAGAAATTAGTTATAGCAGAACAAAAGATGCTACAGTTGGGAATTCTATGATTCAGGAAGTTGAAAAAAAATCAATAGGCTGCAATAACAGAGAAAATATTGCAGAAGAATATGTACATGCAGAAGATAATAGTCTAATCACGAAAAAAGTTGAATCTTCTAATTTTGCACCTCAGACAAAAGAGTCTAACATATCTGAATCAGAGAAAAATATAAAGCAGACTGGGAAATCACAGGAAAGTAGAAAGGTTTCAGAGGAAGACTTGGATGAGCATGATAAGGATAACATTTCCAAAGAGAAGCAAATGGGATCAGTAAACGGTACCAAAATTCATGGTGATCATCTTACTGTTAGTCAAACTATGAATGAGGCCCTTGAAAATCCTATTGATACAACTGCAAGCATAGAACATATCGCTGACATTCAGCAAGGAGAAATTAAGCAAAGTACTGGGACTCTGTCGACTGATTCAGCCTCTTCTAGCTGTAGATCTCTTGGTGAGAGGCATCATAGTAGTTCGTTTAATACTGAAAGGTTGAGGACTATGAAGCTTTCCGTAAGATCACCCCCACGCTCGATGGGAAGCATAACATATGGTGCTAATGACCAGGATAAAGAATATGTTAAAGAAGTTGATATCCAAGAAGATGTGTCTAATAATGGCACAAATTCTGGCACTGATGATGGAAGGGATGACAATGAAAGTACAAGCTCAGGTTCAAGTAAAGTGAACCAATTTCCTagaagaaatgggagaagctTTTACAATGACAAAGTCCATGAGTTGGAGCTCAGAGTCAAGTTACTTGAAGCAGAGCTGAGAGAAGCTGCTGCCATAGAGATAGCCCTTTATTCTACCATGGCTGAACATGGGAGTTCGTCACATAAAGTTCACACTCCTGCTAGAAGGCTTTCAAGGATGTATAATCATGCTTCAAGACAATGGCCAATTGAAAGGATCACAAGTGCTGCTAGGAGTATTGCATCAGGACTAGCCTTGGTTGCAAAAGCATGTGGAAATGATGTGCCAAG GTTGACTTTTTGGTTATCAAACACAATTGTTCTAAGAGCCATAGTGACAGAAACAGTCAAGTTCCCAGACACTAAGCAGTCTGCTACTACCCGCCTCAGATATAATGGATCTGTGAAGTTACCTAAGAGCAAACCTTCACCTTTGAAATGGGAATCTATTTCTCGTAACAATGAGCAATTTTCTTTGTCTGGAGACTGGAATGACCCAGCTACCTTCATTTCAGCACTGGAAAAGATTGAAAGCTGGATATTCTCCCGAACAATTGAATATGTATGGTGGCAG ATTTTCACTCCCTGTATGCAGTCTAGCCATGTAGGTGGCGGACAGTTGTTAGGATCATACTCGAGCAAAAGCTTTGGTAAGATGCCAAGCATGGGTGATCCACAAGCAAATGTGTCCTTAAAAATTTGGAAGAAAGCTTTCAAGGACGCTTCTAAACAACTTTGCCCTCTTAGGAGTGAAGGGCTTGAGTGTGGATGCTTGCCTATGTTATCTAGAATG GTCATGGAACAATGTGTGGCAAGACTTGATGTGGCTATGTTCAATGCTATTTTACGTGAATCAGATGACAACATCCCTACAGATCCAATGTCAGATCCCATCAGTGATTCCAAGGTTCTGCCTATCCCTACTGGAGGATTAAGCTTTGGTTCTGGAGCTCAACTTAAAAATGCC GCATGCGCAATATTTAGTCCAAATGTGATCTACCATATTCTTGATAGATTTCTACCAGATGAATTTTGTCCAGATCCAGTTCCTAATGCTGTCCTTCAAGCACTGGAATCTGAG GAATATGCTGACAGTAGCCAGGAGGAGATAAAAAATATTCTTTGTAACGCATCTCCTGTAATCTATTCTCCACCATCAATTATCTCCATCAAGAGCTTCATTGAAGAGCTACGAGCCACCTCACTTACAAGGACTCAGTCATCTGTTGTCCGAAAATGTCACACAAGCGATGATGAGCTAGAGGAATTGGATTCACCACTATCTTCCATCACGGACAAGTCCTTCAGTCCTAGATTTGATAACAAAGCAAATGACAACTTCAGTTCTATCAGATACCAGTTGCTCCGTGAGGTTTGGAGAATGGATGATTAG
- the LOC122001059 gene encoding kelch repeat-containing protein At3g27220-like, producing the protein MARSNKSGRYVLVLSCVALLGVALVADFIWAYSNSASSSLVWSGNLDRSLERLSGAGDLVAESVVKKKKDLKILESKELNATFADLPATMLEWEEMAEAPVPRLDGAAIQIKNLLFVFAGYGTIDYVHSHVDIYNFTDNTWGGRFDMPKEMAHSHLGMVTDGRYIYIVTGQYGPQCRGPTARNFVLDTEKKEWHDLPPLPVPRYAPATQLWRGRLHVMGGSKEDRHEPGLEHWSLAVKDGKALQKEWQSEIPMPRGGPHRACIVANDQLIVIGGQEGDFMAKPGSPIFKCVRRSEVVYSDVYMLDNEMKWKELPPMPKPDSHIEFAWVNVNNSIIIVGGTTEKHPITKKMVLVGEVFRFNLDKLEWSVLGRLPFRIKTTLVGYWNGWLYFTSGQRDKGPNDPAPKKVVGCMWRTKLHL; encoded by the exons ATGGCGAGATCCAATAAGTCGGGGAGGTACGTTTTGGTCCTCTCTTGCGTCGCACTTCTAGGGGTCGCCCTCGTCGCTGATTTCATTTGGGCCTACTCCAATTCCGCTTCTTCTTCCCTCGTTTGGTCCGGAAACCTCGATCGATCTCTCGAGAGACTTTCCGGTGCAGGCGATCTGGTTGCCGAGTCGGTG GTTAAGAAGAAAAAGGACTTAAAAATATTAGAATCAAAAGAATTGAATGCAACTTTTGCTGATTTACCAGCAACAATGTTAGAATGGGAAGAGATGGCAGAGGCACCTGTTCCACGTCTAGATGGCGCTGCTATTCAGATTAAAAATCTTTTGTTTGTCTTTGCTGGATATGGTACAATCGACTAT GTTCATTCTCATGTAGATATCTATAATTTTACTGATAACACATGGGGAGGAAGATTTGACATGCCCAAAGAAATGGCTCATTCTCATTTAGGAATGGTAACAGATGGCAGATACATCTATATAGTGACTGGACAATATGGTCCTCAATGTAGAGGCCCTACTGCGAGGAATTTTGTGCTGGATACTGAGAAGAAAGAGTGGCATGATCTGCCACCCTTGCCAGTACCTAG GTATGCTCCAGCTACCCAACTCTGGAGAGGCAGACTCCATGTCATGGGTGGAAGCAAGGAGGACCGCCATGAACCTGGATTAGAACACTGGAGTCTTGCTGTGAAGGACGGGAAGGCCTTGCAGAAAGAATGGCAGAGTGAAATCCCTATGCCTCGTGGTGGACCCCACAG GGCCTGCATTGTTGCCAATGATCAACTTATTGTCATTGGTGGTCAAGAGGGTGATTTTATGGCTAAACCTGGATCACCAATTTTCAAGTGTGTCCGAAGAAGTGAG GTTGTGTACAGTGATGTCTACATGCTCGATAATGAAATGAAATGGAAGGAACTTCCGCCCATGCCCAAACCAGATTCTCATATAGAGTTTGCATGGGTTAACGTTAACAATTCAATTATAATTGTTGGAGGTACAACAGAAAAGCATCCTATAACCAAAAAGATGGTGTTAGTTGGAGAAGTGTTTCGGTTCAATTTGGATAAATTG GAATGGTCGGTGTTGGGAAGGCTGCCTTTCCGCATCAAGACCACCTTGGTTGGCTACTGGAATGGCTGGCTTTATTTCACATCTGGCCAGCGAGACAAAGGACCAAATGATCCTGCTCCCAAGAAGGTCGTTGGGTGCATGTGGAGAACTAAATTGCATCTATAA